gccagtttaaactaattaaaatgtaacttttaagccaatattgacacttttttaaaaccactttttctgtccatttttgtactttttaaaatcccatttcaccattttttttcactttcattccattttatttctgattaaaacaataatttacatctttaaggtgactatatactataactcaaataataattaacgGTTAacggtggatattattcagataaataaataaatgttattagaGAGTCATAGAACGATGGACCATAATTTTGGTGACTTTATGTATAGGCTCCAAAAATATCTGCCCTTTAATCCCccttatagatatagatggccctgtcgccacatgactgttcttcaatgttcaagtctgtgttcaaccacctttaggTACAGTGGGGTTCCCCAGTCTCTGGAAACTTTATATTGGGGGTCTTGGgctaaaaaaggttgagaaccactgttataGATAGTGTTGTGAGGTGGAACACCCCAGACTTGTGAAGCTGCTAAGGCTTTGTAGTTGACAAGCAGCTTGAGTCCCTGAAAGCTGtagcagaggaaaaaaaaaacctcaaccaAACACTGGCCATTAGAGATAAGGTCAACTTCCCTCTGCACCCTGTAGTCACCGCCCAGATTTGCTCCTTCAGCCACAGACAGCTGTCACGCAGATGATTGCTTCCACCCACAGCCCTCAGACTATACAAGATTACATCAGGGGACACagataaaaagaacaacaatgaAAACTGATATCGCACACACTCGCTTTGCCTACATGTTTACCAGTACTCCAATACCACTCAAATCCTGTAATAAGCAAGAATTTAAAGGTTTGTGTTTTGACTTTTGCTGCTGCTATTTGGGATCTTAAACAATTATCTAATGGGTTTATGAACATTTGAAGGCAATGAAAGGGAAGAAACGTTACCAGTCAGATAGAGATAATGCACTATGTAGGAGGAATCAATTTATCGCTAGATTTGAGTAATTAGTGCTAAATCAGATGAGAGATCTGGATTGCATTGCCTTTACCACAGTGACCTGCTGATGAATTACAATCAATGTGTTTATCATTAGAGCACTCAAAGAAAAGCTTTGTCAAATTTAATCAAAGTTACttgatttttggcactttaatAAACTTATTAGACTGTAGGCCATTTTTTGGGTGTCAATCTAATATTAATATCAGTCagatatcaaataaaaaaacagtattgaattctatgcaagggaactgtggcaagatttattaccaaaaataaacaagaggATGAAAGTATCTCATGACTTTTATTTCAGTCAGGGCTAggcgataataataatacattcattttatatagcgcttatttggacactcaaagtcgctttacaaaactcatattttttgtcaaagggttaaatttgctgaggcaaaatgccacacatgcacatttaGTAACATACAGTTTCACAAAATGTGccgctttttgttttttctcctataagagacagcatgtgtgagtgagttttttagtgtggatgtttaggggaaggtctgggtcagcaatccatctaactgtgctgtTAATGTTGTTCTGAAaaatagtgaaagcagcgactcttaaaatgattattacaaaataagctgtaatatatatatatatatatatatatatatatatatatatatatatatatatatatatatatatatatattgtaattttctatatctgcaaaatagaaaacacaatATATGTTGAATCTCGACATAACCCCCAGTCCTACTTTGAGTTAGGgttgcacaattaatcaaattttaatcaggatcacaattttggttgccatgaTTAAAGTAACCTGATTGTCGGcaatatttacagttaaaatgtGCGCTCGGCTGCATATCATATCAGACACTGTCTCAACCATTAGTCAGCGGAAGCTTTGAGTAATTTGGTGGATTGATGAGAGCTGCAATTGATTCCAATCAGTTGCATTTCATGAAAGCACTCTGAAATAGTTTATTCAGTTAACCCTTGGTACTATTTAATTGTTGGTTCATTTTGCACTGGAAACtgttcatatattgttttttcatagtgtctattgatacgtgccaggatggccgagtggtctaagtcgcctgactcaaggattcttccttccgctgtcgtgggtttgaatcccacctTTGtcgtatatatttttttttattttaacatatttaacacggcaaattccacctttaaaaatacatatataaaaaaataaataaacattttagggtatttcctgggttagggctaaaataaaaaggttagcgtggtagctaaaaataaatatgagctaaaaaaaaaattaaaaaaaagaagactgaTGGAACTTTAAATCACGTGGTGCACCCATCACGtcatctaaactggccaaagaTGGGCGctccgtatgaatagactgaCAATCTATTCATACGTTTCCATATGACTAGCCACagccttgcttttttttttatttatttaagtagtccaaaagaaatacagattttttcccaaacatgattaataattgtgattataatcgtgattacaatatagattaaaaaaattattataataatcgtgactatcattttggccataatcgtgcagccctactttGTGTACTATCTAACTGAgatactttctttctttttttacttgaatatgttgtgtatgacttacttgtacttaaactTGAGTACAGTTTTAATCGAGTTGCAGTACTCCTACTcgagtaggatatattagttGTCTTTACTACTGTGCTTTGTTCTTAATTCCTATGGAGAGTTGACTTATTTACAGGTGTAAACATGTCCCTGAAAACGGATCTGGAGTAAGAGTGAAACCTGATCGTTTGGACACACCCCTCTTTGCAACAGCCGTCGTACAAACAAATAACGAGGTGCAGCCTAGAAAGTGTCCCAGTGTCTGTTGTTAATCATCGGCCCACAAATCCCCTCCGTCTCTACGGGATGTTAATCCTCCAATCTCCGTGTGGAGCCTGTCATGTCCTCGCAGGCAGCGTGGCTTTAAGTGGCTGTAGGCGACGGGATGACCCATTTTATACTCCAAACACAACACCGACTGTTGCCTCTTGGTTTGATTCTGGTTAAAACTCATCAATGGACAGACTTTATTTTTATGGATAGTAAACCGAGCCCAGCGGTCCGAGGCAGGCCGGGGCTCACCTTCACTCCCATAATCTTTCCCCGCTCCGAGTACATCGTTAAATAGAACACACAGCAGGGCTCCAAAGCAACACAGGCAGGACTGTGGGCTCGAAGTGAGTGATAAAATGTGACTTTGATAGGAAGAGTACAACTCAGTGGCCCGCTGAGCCTCTGCccacaaagtttttttttttttttttttgcgacaCTGCTCAGTCCTTTACCACAGCAGCTACAGTAGTTAGCTAACGCTGGTTACCTGGGACTAGGCTAGCTGCCTCTGACAGGCCGAGACTCTTTTCTATAAACATTCACCATTatgaagagagagaggaaacaCGTACCGCGTTACACACGCTAAGTGGGGCGGCTGTCTGTGGCTCGTCTGTCCTCCTTGAGTTAGCCGCtagctgctgctcctgctgcttctGCTTCCTAGGCCGACGTCGGAATCCCGGAACTATGCCGCCGTCCCTCAGGTGGgatcagcagccaatcagaggagaCTGGGCGTGGTTATCCAAATAGTACAATAGATCCAGAAAAGTTACAGCAAGTGCCAAACTAAATGTATTAAAGGCTCTGTATTAATCTTAATTCGTtctcaagaagaagaaaactaaTATTATAGCACAATGACATGTGAATGATGACTTTAGCCTCGGTTTTAAAGCAAATTGGTAATAGCGCATGATGAAAATGCTCACATTTATTGAGCCATATTTAtgcaaaataaattatgaatgagataatatttataataagaaCATGTTTGCATTAAATCTCGTagttcaggggttctcaaccttttcagcccgcgacccccaaaataattgGTCCCAGATACACAGACATGaatattgaagaacagtcatgtggacacAGGGCCATAAAGGGGGTgatttttggggttcatccatAAGGTCaccaaaatgatggtccattgttctatgaatctgtgataacccgatttatttattcatctcaataatatccactgttatccaggatgttcattattatttaatatatagtCATGTTAAAGatgttgttttaatcagaaaattatttaaaagtgaccaaaaatggtggaaaaggtggtggaatgagattttaaaaatcacgagttggttaaaagttgcaaattagagtggccaaaaacagacagataaagtggttaaaaaaaaaaaaaaaaatgggtcaatatatggaAAAAGTTTtcgaaagggtttataaatgtttaaaaaaaaaaaagagagagaaaaaagacgatgaagtttgatggagaagtgaaaATGGAATCATTAtagaaaaatgtgttaaaaggagcaaaaaaaatgggaagaaaaggtgatgaaaataggttaaaatatggcaagtttgctgcagttgcagaaaaagggtcaaaataagcaaaaatattcttagtttcttgaaggcatctggcgtccccagtgtctcgcgacttcaaatggggtcctgaccccaaggttgagaaccactagtaCACAGTGGATCTAAAAGGACTCAAAACTGAACAATTCAGTAGTTTAGTCTTTGATTCGATTCCTTGTGGGTAACCTTGACTGTACCTTTCTGTACGgagcttgcatgttctccctgtgctttaTGGGTTCTCTCTGGATGCTCTCGGTTGCTCCGACAATCCCACCAAAAAAATGATGTTGACAATTTGTACTCACTTACTTTTATGCTGATTGAATTGTACTAAAAAAACGTTAAAAAGTACAAAGTTCTCTTCCAAAAACTCTACTTTGGATAACATTTGCTTTTAAACCATGGGAGTTTTATTGCCTTGTCAATTGCAGGCATTCAAATTGATTGACTTGTAAAAAATGTCTATGTTTAATCACATTTCTTAGCCAAACAATAAAgtttatataaaatgacaaagagACAATTTGTTTTGAGGAAACCTTGTTTGTTTAAAGATTATAAACAAGTTTTTGATTCTGCAAAGAACAGGTTAAACACTTCCCAATGTACTTTGTTACTAATCTACCAATGTTTCACTTTACTTTCTTTAATTCAAATTGTGGGCTTACACGGTGAAGattaaaacaaaagtaatttGAGTATTTGTAATTATTTCTACCTTTATAGAAGCAATAGTCAAATGAGGCTAATGAGTCAGTAGTTAGAGCTACCACACTGAACAGAATAGAGTGACCCGGGCATGCAGAGTTTCAGGTGATGTCAGAAATGCAAATAATGTGGTTTTCTTTGGGTGTGACCAGGATAGAAGGATTGGAAATCCATGAGTTCATTAGATTGTAGATAGAGGATGAGGTAAAGTCCTGGCTTGGATTGTTTAGAAATGTGCAGAGAAAAGAGTGTGTGAATGTTTTGgacaaaatatatcaaatatgaAACTGCAAGGGCAGAAACAAAGAGGAACTCtgcaaaaaaaaggtttatggAATGTAGTAATGTAGATTAGGACGATGGTTGGAAGCAGATAGTTTGAAACTAGTAGCTACAACCATGACgtttcaatattattttgcAGTTGTTTACAGTAAATACATCAAATGAGCTGTAAAGGTAGTTCTCGAAACAGTGCCTGTCATactagtagtgtgtgtgtgtcaaaacAAGCACAAGGAATGAACTCAGCAGTGACTAGACGACACAAATGCAGAACGTCTCATTGTCCAGGGACATTTTTATCATTGCTgatgtagaccagtggttcccaaactttcttgtcttgtgtaccccttgagcctttttgtcaaaccatgagtaccccctcactcatacgtgctTATGATtatccaaaagtagaacataacaacaactgaatattcaacacaagtcattttatttcatctcctTAAAtggaacaattaatattcaggctttatcttcttatttaactcaaattaaacatgaaatgatgttgccttcaaggcaataaaaatgataaatataaaaaataatttagtaaacgtttgtattattaattcTAATATATTATGGTGACAATGTTATCAAagcaaaataataaagttgaaattagaaaaaaaaaaagaacaaattaaaaataagtaatataaataattaacctgcctgtgtcatatataacttttatgacatttaccacaaatggagtttctttgaatatgtcttctttaaacaggcatttaaactaaaaacaagtcatagcgcacacgtaccattttattgacggactcatgaaatgactgagaatattttttaacttcttggaaataaattcttaatttttccacgaACCCGCTACAATGTGCTCacatacccctggttgggaaacactgatgtaGACTACGGTCAATAGAACAGGGGTCCTCGACTGGTCTTACCCTGGGACTCACACgatcattaaatcgcgacccacttttttttgtagaattcaagcaaccaaattcagtttttcctaaaatagctgttgaaaacacacatataatatATAAGCATGACTGTGTATTGTTCATATATGctacaaagtttcattttttaacacTTAGTGTTGTGctttgggatttttttcaatgaaaatatgtaccttggctcaaaaaaggttgaaaaacaccgcTCTAAGGTTCATTGGTGTTTGGAAATATAGAATGAATGGCTGGAAGTGaagttttaataaataaaatgtaatttgatgGATTACTAGTTACACTCACGAGTTAAAAGCAACAACTCAATAAGCATCTACTTGAAATAACATCCCAGTTAAAGAATTTTCTAGACAATAAGGAgtcaatttatttatatttaaaattgcattacaaaaaatacagtgtTAAGAAAACAGATTGAAACAAAGCATCACAAATTATTCCATTTCCAGCTGCTGTCATCTCCACTCTTCCTTCTACTTGGTGATGATCATTTCATGTCCATAAACCTGATGTCCATGATGAGCAGCGTGTGTCTGGGCAGGGGTCTGGGTGCAGGTGAGAGGACTTTCATCATCTGTGTCTGAGTATCTACAAAGGTCACCACGATAAAGCCGCACACCGGAGCCTCCACGATCCCCTTCCTGGCCCCTTCCTCTCCGTCCTCAATGCTGCTTACGCTCAGCACGTGATACGTGAGGTCTCGCCCCGGTGTCACCGGCACCAGCTTGAGCTGCGTGTCGTCCTGAGACATGCCCAGTGGTAAGCACGAGTCTGGGATGGACGGCGCCCCGATTTTGTAGATACGGATGTCTGAGAAACGCACCTCAAAAGAAAAAGGATAGAAGGACAGTCCACGGAAACCGTAGAAATACTCGCGGATCTTTTCTTCTCGAGCATCCCGCCGACACTTTTTGGAGCGTTCTGCTACGCCACCAGATTTAGGGAGGAGAACCACACGGACAAAGTGGGGAAGGTCTCGTTTGAGTTCGTTGTAGAGCCGTTCTTGGTCCAACACCAGCACCACATCCACCTGAAAGGTGGAGGCGCAGTGAACCAGGGCCTGGTATCCAGAGCCTTTAACCCAGCCGCACGTGTTGATGATGCAGCCGCCCACGCTGGCCTTTCTGTTCACCTCACATCGCCTGGAAAACACTTCAGCCAGGCACGACGTGagctttgaaaaagaaatccAAAATACAGTTAGCAAGCTGAAACCCTCCTTTGGCTGCTAGgggtactacgaagctggatttcctaatcacgctaacttccgggatttattcGGTGTGTCCTGGACTACGACGCTGGCTAACATCTTAccgagctaaatcaccatggtaacttaggctgaactggtctggaccaggttatgaagtggacaAGATCTAAGGGTGTACAAAAGCCCCGCCTACTGACCAATCAGTtatcttggaaaatgacctgcccattgttagaaagtcctggttggtgcagatctgacagctgtatTTAgtaaagaaagattattaatggataaatgcaatcctttcatttactgatgacaacCTTTagtaaagatatagatttacatctgatgaactgatctacagtctgctgatgaagcctgtgtcggaCGCGCTCCGTATCGCAGACGGATAAAGTCATTCATTCAATATGGAAATCCATGACGCTATAATGACGCTGTCAGCACGAGCAGGaacataaaacagaaaaacaatgtgctctcatcccagtgataaattgaggaggactacctgaatagaaacacgtttgTGCTGTAATAATGTGAAACTCTTTTACGTATTATCAGTATCGGCAACTTCCTGCTTGCATTCTTTCCTTCTTGCATTCTTTTGTTCCTGCATTATTTATTTCCTGCTTTTcttgcagcaacagtgttgtttttggtctgaattatggattttaattcttcatattttcttAAAGAATtgttcctcaattgtgacgtagaTTACATTCCATAGTTTCTCCATGATCATGATTGGTCAGaggctgcaatctccacccgtCACTGGAGCACACACGCAGGCTAAAATCACCTCGCTCAAGTGAACATATTTAAAACCTGCTTTGTAGGACAGGCTcctaatgactgaaaaaaaaaacatttgtacgGTTGTCCTCACCTTGTTGTAAAGTTTTATGTTTGTTCCTGGAGTCGTGGAACCAAAGTGGTAGACCAGAGGAGCCTGAACTGAGAACCCCTCCTCCACATCAGCAGGACGCTCAATACACAGTGCTGACAACGTGCCGGGTACAGAGACCTGAAAAAGAAAAGTATTCAattaaacctttatttaaaatgagAAGCAAATCGGATCAAATTacttagaccaggggtcaccaacacggtgccggCGGGCCCGAAGTAgaccgcatggaccatgtgaggtacCCTCAGACCTTTTCTAACAGCAACACTAGTCACcagttaaagctgcactacctgattcttgaaccatgacagaaaGGCATGGCTGAATTCAAACCGTAAATCCCGTCCCTCaatctgataatccctcccagtctcctcctctcacggaAGTGCACGAAATCGCgcacgagagctgaacgtgcactaccggtaaaacacgtcgccacgcaaaaggatgcactcaaaatataagaaaatggaacattagtTTACCTGTCTggaaggaaaacagccacttgcgcgtccaaagttagtccaagactgaaTACATGagcttcactatatatcgcggcagccaatgaggaggctcctttgtgggctctgctcacccctcctttctctaaatcctgtgattggcgCTGGAGGGGGTGACTGCCAAGATATTGTCTTCTGgagttttattaactaaaaaaattaattataaggcacagactgcaCGCAGACGTatgatttttttcagaaatgattacttttacggtatactagggatgtaacgattaatcgtaaggcagttaaaaatcgattcataggtattacgattcacatcgatgctgtgaaaattgaatcgcagtactttttttaaaccagcagagggcgcaatccagaagtgttggcggcgagcgaaatctgctaatactttctttctggccatcttctacttttaaacatattcataaatgattcattacccctttagcaccgaaagaatatctgtaatattacgtgaatatctgtaaaagtcacgtttttctattagctctgtctgctagcatagcatctcttcttcactgcaaaatatctgcataccaaccgaccactggggtaccagcgccctctgctggttcaaacaaatatctgacctaaatacagtaaaatgactgttttttttttaaagtccaattgttaaggcacaaaatacattttcagttgcacttttaaaaagaaaaagaactattatgcagttttgtattgtttactatagaaccagaatttaaataagcttcttcttcatttgtattattcctttatttatgtcattcaagatttatttttagttaaattgcattgttttgaatagtttatcaagggattcttttgacaatgaaaaatagtacagtattttcccaaaaaaaataaaggaatatttttcagtcatttatatacagtcccattttgtaaaataaatcgtgagagaatcgtatcgtgaacccagtatcgcgaatcgaatcgtatcgggagttgagtgaatcgttacatccctacggTATactatatgattttttttttttaaattaaataaaataaattgagtacCCCAGATTTAACTAAAATCTAccaggcttcaaactcacaaacataaatttagatgacagatgtagtcagagttaaatactgttgacctgataaatatatatacagtatatacttttttttttttttaaattaagcatctttaaatgtttatttttactgagaAATTGAgacaaatgtgttcaagtatCATAGATAGGatttcattaaagatgctgcagatttggtgtttggactgtaatgttttaaaaaaataaaataaaaaattacataagAGTAGCGTTTTATCAAATTTTACATAATGTTATTAAAAGAGAAGTTggtggctagtaaaataggaacatgatgattccCTATGAAAGGTTTCAGAAGTGGCAACTTGAAAAAGAAACAATGGTATAAATTAAGAgtaataaagtgttgcatgttgaaatgtaagtatttcctacctttttaagtggACGCTTGATTCATTATCTTTCcttctaattaaaataaaactcagAAATTGTGGTAGTATTTCTGTTTATCAAACTGGTCCTTTGGATTATTCAGtaactttgaagtagctcacagtgtcagaaaggttggtgaccccttaCTTAGGCTATATTCACACTACAGgtcaattcagatttttttgccCATATCTGATTTTTGTCACGTCTATGTGAACAGTACAATTcagattcttttttaaatccGACTCAGGCCATGTGGATATAAATCTGATAcgtatctgatattttgcaatgcTAGTAGCGACTGCTGTCGGAACAGCCAAGTCACATTCTATCCCACCTTTACGTTATCAAAATGCGATAGCGTCATAATTCTGTGTCCCAGATGGTGCAACAGGGTAGGGAGAAACCCTAGCGGAGGATGTAAGTCGAAATGTAGACAGAGAAAGAAGAGCGAGTtcttaatattaaatatttattatgttatactgtacatattatcagtgccacacACACGCTGAGACGAGATGCCTCCATGTTTACTTCCATAAACAATGCGTTCCTGTGTGTACATAGTACCTTACAATACTTTTGCGCATGCGAGTCACTTCAGGGTCACAAtccgttcatactccaaacataaaaaacacatttaatgtgtaaatatgaacGAGCACacaagacctgcagtgtgaacgtagcctgaGTGCGTTCCCGTTCGCACACAAATTCTGGGGCAGCAGAAGGTGCTGATGATGTAATTTTCCCTCAGCACTGCCTGCAGGGATAACGGGTTGTGACGCGCTGAGAACAAGCGTGACCTTCAccctgttgttttttccttttttaaggcTGTAAATCAATCCACACTGTATGATCTGAGTTATAGTGTATCAATAACAAGCAGTTCTTTAGGGGTTACGATCCATTCAATAGATTGATGAAACGATTCATATTCCTACGATCAAACTA
The genomic region above belongs to Gouania willdenowi chromosome 10, fGouWil2.1, whole genome shotgun sequence and contains:
- the clp1 gene encoding polyribonucleotide 5'-hydroxyl-kinase Clp1 codes for the protein MAVYTYSCWLNTLITNEEEAEGKEEYMDMATEVVEKPGEEAPPTGKVGTRFDLEKETELRFEVEAGEAAEQVELELISGMAEVFGSELNRNKKYTFGPGSKIAVFTWQGCSVNLFGKPEVAYVSKDTPMLLYLNTHAALEQMRKQAERENERGPRVMVVGPTDVGKSTVCRVLLNYAVRVGRRPTLVELDVGQNGVSVPGTLSALCIERPADVEEGFSVQAPLVYHFGSTTPGTNIKLYNKLTSCLAEVFSRRCEVNRKASVGGCIINTCGWVKGSGYQALVHCASTFQVDVVLVLDQERLYNELKRDLPHFVRVVLLPKSGGVAERSKKCRRDAREEKIREYFYGFRGLSFYPFSFEVRFSDIRIYKIGAPSIPDSCLPLGMSQDDTQLKLVPVTPGRDLTYHVLSVSSIEDGEEGARKGIVEAPVCGFIVVTFVDTQTQMMKVLSPAPRPLPRHTLLIMDIRFMDMK